A section of the Acidobacterium capsulatum ATCC 51196 genome encodes:
- a CDS encoding ABC transporter ATP-binding protein has protein sequence MEISAIETQNVTRRFGEFVAVEDLSLKVAPGQFFGFLGPNGAGKSTTIKMLTGLLSPTSGSLRVLGHDMASDGIAAKRQMGVVPEGLALFGRLTAAEYLRFVGRMYGLEAAVIRQRVPELLEFMHLANEPKKLITDFSHGMQKKLALAAAVIHGPKVLFLDEPFEGVDAVAAVTLKNMLQGMIARGATIFLTSHVLEIVERLCSHVAIIRQGRLVANGSLEELRQGVASSETGRKRTLEEIFLDVVGGQHEDEAQELSWLA, from the coding sequence ATGGAAATCTCCGCAATCGAAACGCAGAATGTGACGCGCCGCTTTGGCGAGTTTGTGGCCGTCGAAGACCTGAGCCTGAAGGTGGCTCCGGGGCAGTTTTTCGGCTTTCTGGGGCCGAACGGCGCGGGCAAATCGACCACGATCAAGATGCTCACAGGGCTGCTGTCGCCCACGTCCGGCTCGCTGCGCGTGCTGGGCCATGACATGGCGTCGGACGGGATTGCGGCCAAGCGCCAGATGGGCGTGGTGCCGGAGGGGCTGGCGCTGTTTGGGCGGCTGACGGCGGCCGAGTATCTGCGTTTTGTGGGGCGCATGTATGGGCTGGAGGCGGCGGTGATCCGCCAGCGCGTGCCCGAGTTGCTCGAGTTCATGCATCTGGCCAATGAGCCGAAGAAGCTCATCACCGATTTCTCGCACGGCATGCAGAAGAAGCTGGCGCTCGCGGCGGCGGTGATTCACGGGCCGAAGGTGCTCTTTCTGGACGAGCCCTTTGAGGGCGTGGACGCCGTGGCCGCCGTGACGCTCAAGAATATGCTGCAGGGCATGATTGCGCGCGGGGCGACCATCTTTTTGACCTCGCACGTGCTGGAGATTGTGGAGCGGCTGTGCAGCCATGTGGCCATCATTCGCCAGGGGCGGCTGGTGGCGAACGGTTCGCTCGAAGAGCTGCGGCAGGGCGTGGCCTCAAGCGAGACGGGACGGAAGCGGACACTCGAAGAGATTTTTCTGGACGTGGTGGGCGGCCAGCACGAGGATGAAGCGCAGGAGCTGTCATGGCTCGCGTAG